Proteins from a genomic interval of Rhipicephalus microplus isolate Deutch F79 chromosome 6, USDA_Rmic, whole genome shotgun sequence:
- the LOC142765368 gene encoding uncharacterized protein LOC142765368: MIQALTGEVQTLSAIPKRPHPAVMLAVPTYSGYGDLQSARDYLDSLARYQRAMGLDDEEVLGRVVPAALTDTAARWHRLSGHRAATLDEFRAAFLREFLPADYESRMRRELELRTQAPDESLPEYVRAMEDLFSIAEPRASNEERVERVIRQAHPTFSAYQRGSRFRDLEQLAVEAKRIQGDILAARSYHPPPPASEALEPRCAWGGAMTLSQRQQPAGAAFATTPTAGRAWEISDRALDPYTYGRRVAGAASQLDAREQGRNPTQRITGGNGRQSGSFDQAANPPRQLAAAPSRERNRDGVRCFRCRQRGHIARECSAFVPPVRQGNGSAGRS; this comes from the coding sequence ATGATTCAGGCACTCACGGGGGAAGTCCAAACACTTTCGGCCATTCCGAAACGCCCTCATCCCGCTGTCATGTTGGCCGTTCCGACCTACAGCGGGTATGGTGATCTGCAAAGTGCAAGAGATTACCTGGACTCCCTCGCACGTTATCAGAGAGCCATGGGTCTAGACGACGAGGAAGTGCTCGGACGCGTCGTCCCGgcagcactgactgacacggcggccaggtggcatcggctttccggccaccgagcagcaaccctcgatgagttccgcgcggccttcctgcgcgaattcttacccgctgactacgagagtaggatgcggcgcgagctcgagctccgcacacaagctcctgatgagtcgcttccggagtacgtacgcgcgatggaagaccttttttctatcgctgagcccagagcctcgaacgaggagcgCGTCGAACGGGTGATTAGGCAGGCACACCCGACTTTTTCGGCGTACCAGCGCGGCAGTCGCTTCCGTGATTTGGAGCAATTGGCCGTCGAGGCAaagcgcatccaaggcgacattctcgccgcgcgttCCTATCACCCGCCACCGCCAGCCAGCGAGGCCCTCGAACCGCGCTGCGCGTGgggaggggccatgacccttTCTCAGCGGCAACAGCCCGCCGGAGCTGCCTTTGCGACTACCCCTACAGCTGGgcgcgcgtgggagataagcgatcGAGCTTTAGATCCCTACACGTACGGGAGGCGGGTAGCCGGTGCTGCATCGCAACTCGACGCGCGCGAGCAGGGACGAAATCCGACCCAGCGCATCACCGGTGGTAACGGTCGTCAGAGCGGTTCCTTTGATCAAGCGGCGAACCCACCCCGGCAGCTCGCAGCTGCTCCGTCGCGGGAAAGGAACCGCGATGGAGTGCGCTGTTTCCGCTGCCGTCAACGGGGGCACATAGCGAGGGAGTGCTCCGCGTTTGTGCCTCCtgtgaggcagggaaacgggAGCGCGGGCCGTTCGTGA